In Helianthus annuus cultivar XRQ/B chromosome 3, HanXRQr2.0-SUNRISE, whole genome shotgun sequence, a single window of DNA contains:
- the LOC110932099 gene encoding uncharacterized protein LOC110932099, producing the protein MGSIAGPWKNISSIWNILLDVDIDLNNASSAFLANGKNISFWLDSWADPVPFYLKFPDLFKAEKNKDCMVHDRMGQLMGLIGGMATTFGTDKWYWKYEGSGPKKVGIVAWRVEMERLPTKCALAALSIPVQSRSCVLCGNYDETSEHIFVSCQFAQMIWQNIAGWCMIPPIIAFDIKDLLTLHEISSGSSRKKKALCVVMLVTFWSIWKTRNEVVFEQTVPNTTKILDEIKAMTYLWVKNRSKMATLTWEDRSRFNVGG; encoded by the exons ATGGGATCTATCGCCGGGCCTTGGAAAAATATCTCTAGTATTTGGAATATTTTATTAGACGTCGATATTGATCTAAATAATGCTTCGTCAGCGTTTCTCGCAAATGGTAAAAACATTTCTTTCTGGCTAGATAGTTGGGCTGATCCGGTTCCATTCTATTTAAAATTCCCAGACTTATTCAAAGCAGAAAAAAATAAAGATTGTATGGTGCATGACCGAATGGGG CAACTTATGGGCTTGATTGGTGGGATGGCTACGACGTTCGGAACTGATAAGTGGTATTGGAAGTATGAGGGGTCTG GTCCCAAAAAAGTTGGAATTGTAGCATGGAGGGTGGAGATGGAACGCCTGCCGACCAAGTGTGCTTTAGCAGCTTTGAGTATACCGGTGCAGAGTCGATCATGTGTTTTGTGTGGAAATTACGATGAGACTAGTGAACATATTTTTGTTTCATGTCAATTTGCACAAATGATATGGCAGAATATTGCGGGTTGGTGTATGATTCCTCCGATCATTGCATTCGACATAAAGGACTTACTCACGTTGCACGAGATCAGCTCGGGTTCAAGCAGGAAGAAAAAAGCGTTGTGTGTGGTTATGTTGGTAACATTTTGGAGTATTTGGAAGACGAGGAACGAGGTCGTGTTCGAACAAACAGTGCCGAATACTACAAAGATTCTAGATGAAATTAAAGCAATGACATATTTATGGGTGAAGAACCGGTCTAAGATGGCGACGTTAACATGGGAAGATCGGAGTAGATTCAATGTTGGTGGATAA